In Perca flavescens isolate YP-PL-M2 chromosome 7, PFLA_1.0, whole genome shotgun sequence, the following proteins share a genomic window:
- the ptges3a gene encoding prostaglandin E synthase 3 has product MQPATAKWYDRRDSVFVEFCVEDSKNVKVHFDNSKFDFSCITGTDNIKHQNTVDLFGEIDPKGSKHRRTDRSVLCCLRKAEAGKSWPRLTKDKSKCNWLSVDFNNWKDWEDDSEEDLSSFDKFSEMMNTMGGDDIPDLDGAEEEHDSADNDDEKMPDLE; this is encoded by the exons AT gcagcCTGCAACAGCCAAGTGGTATGACAGACGAGACTCTGTTTTTGTAGAGTTCTGCGTGGAGgacagtaaaaatgtaaaagtacatTTTGACAACTCCAAATTTGATTTCAG CTGCATCACTGGaacagataatatcaaacatCAGAATACTGTGGACCTTTTCGGGGAGATTGACCCCAAA GGCTCTAAACACAGGCGCACTGACAggtctgtgttgtgttgtttacGAAAAGCAGAGGCTGGGAAATCATGGCCACGACTTACCAAAGACAAGTCAAAG TGCAACTGGCTGAGTGTGGACTTCAATAATTGGAAAGACTGGGAGGATGACTCAGAAGAGGACTTGTCAAGTTTTGATAAATTCTCAGAG ATGATGAACACAATGGGAGGGGATGATATACCTGATTTAGATGGTGCAGAAGAAGAg catgATTCTGCAGACAATGACGATGAAA AAATGCCCGACCTTGAGTAG
- the mipa gene encoding major intrinsic protein of lens fiber a, with amino-acid sequence MWEFRSMSFWRAVFAEFYGTMFFVFFGLGAALRWTTGPHNVLHVAFCFGLAAATLIQSIGHISGGHINPAVTFAYLIGSQMSLFRAFFYIVAQCLGALAGAAVLYGVTPGNMRGNLALNTLQPGISLGMATTMEVFLTLQLVVCIFAVTDERRNGRLGSAALAIGFSVLMGHLLGMYYTGAGMNPARSFAPAVLVRNFVNHWVYWVGPMIGGAMGALLYDFMLFPRVRGLSERLATLKGIRPPEAEGQQETRGEPIELKTQAL; translated from the exons ATGTGGGAGTTCAGGTCCATGTCGTTCTGGCGGGCTGTCTTCGCCGAGTTCTATGGCACCATGTTCTTTGTATTCTTTGGGCTGGGGGCAGCCCTCCGCTGGACCACAGGGCCCCATAATGTTCTCCATGTTGCCTTCTGCTTTGGGCTGGCGGCTGCAACCCTCATCCAGTCCATCGGCCACATCAGTGGAGGTCACATCAACCCAGCTGTTACCTTTGCCTACCTGATCGGCTCCCAGATGTCCCTTTTCCGTGCTTTCTTCTACATCGTGGCCCAGTGTCTCGGAGCACTGGCTGGTGCTGCCGTGCTCTACGGGGTCACGCCAGGCAACATGAGAGGAAACCTTGCACTTAACACG CTGCAGCCAGGCATCAGCCTGGGCATGGCCACCACCATGGAGGTCTTCCTCACCCTGCAGCTTGTCGTCTGCATCTTTGCTGTGACTGATGAGAGGCGCAATGGACGCCTGGGCTCTGCTGCCCTTGCCATCGGCTTCTCTGTGCTCATGGGGCATCTTCTTGGG ATGTACTACACTGGAGCAGGAATGAACCCAGCAAGGTCCTTCGCCCCTGCTGTCCTGGTCAGGAATTTTGTCAACCACTGG GTGTACTGGGTGGGACCTATGATTGGTGGTGCCATGGGTGCTCTGCTGTATGACTTCATGCTGTTCCCCCGTGTGCGCGGCCTTTCCGAGAGGCTCGCCACACTCAAAGGTATCAGGCCTCCAGAGGCAGAGGGCCAGCAGGAGACCAGGGGAGAGCCCATTGAGCTCAAGACACAGGCCCTATAA
- the dtx3 gene encoding putative E3 ubiquitin-protein ligase DTX3 isoform X1, producing the protein MGSQVSSDEMSVRAGQGSDEVLVSQAVWDYLAAAGRPWLIDFQHKQGMSAGIIRRGERGGCCAVRLQPVESSRNGGAVVMDGPISSETRKAFFDLCRCARKEMSKQDGGPKRKRALLPFVGVLESNGEGSLLQPPPPQPRRSQRQQQRFRKPADEEACAMLHEAAQRKDMDSSLASHSEAEDNSTCSICMGDIVEKTTLERCGHSFCHSCLDQAFKVKKACPVCRLVYGLLIGNQPANGTMIVERDPDLELPGHEGYGCICIIYSFPPGLQAPEHPNPGVRYPGTDRVAYLPDSPEGNRVLGLLRRAFEQRLIFTIGTSMTTGMQNVITWNDIHHKTSIWGGPRCFGYPDPTYLVRVTEELREKGITAD; encoded by the exons ATGGGATCACAAG TTTCCTCTGATGAGATGAGTGTGCGTGCTGGCCAGGGCAGTGATGAGGTGCTGGTTTCACAGGCGGTGTGGGATTACCTGGCTGCAGCTGGGCGGCCCTGGCTCATTGACTTCCAGCACAAGCAGGGGATGAGCGCTGGTATCATTAGgcgaggagagagggggggctgcTGCGCCGTGAGGCTGCAGCCGGTGGAAAGCTCCAGGAACGGTGGAGCTGTGGTGATGGATGGACCCATCTCCAGCGAGACAAGAAAAGCCTTCTTTGACTTATGCCGCTGTGCCCGCAAAGAAATGAGCAAACAGGACGGGGGGCCCAAGAGGAAGAGGGCTCTGCTCCCCTTTGTGGGAGTCCTGGAGTCAAACGGAGAGGGGAGCCTGCTTCAGCCTCCACCTCCCCAGCCCCGGCGCTCCCAGAGACAGCAGCAGAGGTTCAGGAAGCCTGCTGATGAGGAGGCCTGTGCCATGCTCCACGAGGCAGCCCAGAGGAAGGACATGGACTCCAGCTTGGCTTCCCATAGTGAGGCGGAGGACAACAGTACTTGTTCAATCTGCATGGGGGACATAGTGGAGAAGACTACCTTGGAGAGGTGTGGCCATTCATTCTGTCACTCTTGCCTTGATCAAGCCTTTAAGGTGAAAAAAGCGTGTCCTGTGTGTCGGCTAGTGTATGGCCTGTTGATTGGGAACCAGCCTGCTAATGGTACAATGATCGTAGAGCGAGATCCTGATCTGGAGCTTCCTGGCCATGAAGGCTATGGGTGTATCTGCATCATCTACAGCTTCCCTCCTGGCCTACAGGCG CCAGAACACCCCAACCCAGGTGTTCGGTACCCAGGAACAGACCGTGTGGCCTACCTCCCTGACAGCCCTGAGGGGAACCGTGTGCTGGGCCTGCTGCGCCGGGCCTTCGAACAGCGCCTTATCTTCACCATCGGTACCTCCATGACTACGGGCATGCAAAATGTCATCACCTGGAATGACATTCACCACAAGACCTCAATATGGGGCGGGCCCCGCTG TTTTGGCTACCCAGACCCTACTTACCTGGTACGAGTGACAGAGGAGCTCAGAGAGAAAGGCATCACGGCGGACTGA
- the LOC114558062 gene encoding probable E3 ubiquitin-protein ligase DTX3 translates to MANTPKSHSGGVHKSPEDCAICLDKIQEKKTLKCFHSFCSACIDSVFKFKPACPICNTYYGEYTGTQPEGTMTVMRSWQSLPGFELCGSIVIQYSFPAGIQGPEHPNPGVRYSSTSRTAFLPASEEGEKVLKLLRKAFDRRLTFTIGRSVTTGLNNVITWNDIHHKTNMDGGPQCFGYPDPEYLFRVQDELRLTGVTQDD, encoded by the exons ATGGCAAACACACCAAAGAGTCACTCTGGTGGAGTGCATAAAAGTCCGGAAGACTGCGCCATTTGCTTGGACAAAATTCAGGAGAAGAAAACGTTAAAGTGCTTTCACTCTTTTTGCTCTGCATGTATCGACTCGGTTTTTAAGTTTAAGCCCGCTTGTCCGATATGCAACACATACTACGGAGAGTACACGGGAACCCAGCCGGAGGGCACGATGACGGTGATGCGCAGCTGGCAGAGCCTGCCTGGCTTTGAGCTCTGTGGATCGATTGTCATACAATACAGTTTCCCAGCAGGGATACAAGGG CCTGAACACCCAAACCCTGGGGTGAGGTACAGCAGCACTTCTCGTACTGCATTCCTGCCAGCCAGCGAGGAGGGTGAGAAAGTCCTGAAGCTGTTGAGGAAAGCCTTCGACAGGAGACTCACCTTCACCATCGGACGATCTGTCACCACAGGCCTCAACAACGTCATCACCTGGAACGACATTCACCACAAGACCAACATGGATGGTGGTCCACAATG TTTTGGATATCCAGATCCAGAATATTTGTTCAGGGTTCAAGATGAGCTTCGTCTTACAGGAGTGACACAGGATGACTGA
- the dtx3 gene encoding putative E3 ubiquitin-protein ligase DTX3 isoform X2 — MSVRAGQGSDEVLVSQAVWDYLAAAGRPWLIDFQHKQGMSAGIIRRGERGGCCAVRLQPVESSRNGGAVVMDGPISSETRKAFFDLCRCARKEMSKQDGGPKRKRALLPFVGVLESNGEGSLLQPPPPQPRRSQRQQQRFRKPADEEACAMLHEAAQRKDMDSSLASHSEAEDNSTCSICMGDIVEKTTLERCGHSFCHSCLDQAFKVKKACPVCRLVYGLLIGNQPANGTMIVERDPDLELPGHEGYGCICIIYSFPPGLQAPEHPNPGVRYPGTDRVAYLPDSPEGNRVLGLLRRAFEQRLIFTIGTSMTTGMQNVITWNDIHHKTSIWGGPRCFGYPDPTYLVRVTEELREKGITAD, encoded by the exons ATGAGTGTGCGTGCTGGCCAGGGCAGTGATGAGGTGCTGGTTTCACAGGCGGTGTGGGATTACCTGGCTGCAGCTGGGCGGCCCTGGCTCATTGACTTCCAGCACAAGCAGGGGATGAGCGCTGGTATCATTAGgcgaggagagagggggggctgcTGCGCCGTGAGGCTGCAGCCGGTGGAAAGCTCCAGGAACGGTGGAGCTGTGGTGATGGATGGACCCATCTCCAGCGAGACAAGAAAAGCCTTCTTTGACTTATGCCGCTGTGCCCGCAAAGAAATGAGCAAACAGGACGGGGGGCCCAAGAGGAAGAGGGCTCTGCTCCCCTTTGTGGGAGTCCTGGAGTCAAACGGAGAGGGGAGCCTGCTTCAGCCTCCACCTCCCCAGCCCCGGCGCTCCCAGAGACAGCAGCAGAGGTTCAGGAAGCCTGCTGATGAGGAGGCCTGTGCCATGCTCCACGAGGCAGCCCAGAGGAAGGACATGGACTCCAGCTTGGCTTCCCATAGTGAGGCGGAGGACAACAGTACTTGTTCAATCTGCATGGGGGACATAGTGGAGAAGACTACCTTGGAGAGGTGTGGCCATTCATTCTGTCACTCTTGCCTTGATCAAGCCTTTAAGGTGAAAAAAGCGTGTCCTGTGTGTCGGCTAGTGTATGGCCTGTTGATTGGGAACCAGCCTGCTAATGGTACAATGATCGTAGAGCGAGATCCTGATCTGGAGCTTCCTGGCCATGAAGGCTATGGGTGTATCTGCATCATCTACAGCTTCCCTCCTGGCCTACAGGCG CCAGAACACCCCAACCCAGGTGTTCGGTACCCAGGAACAGACCGTGTGGCCTACCTCCCTGACAGCCCTGAGGGGAACCGTGTGCTGGGCCTGCTGCGCCGGGCCTTCGAACAGCGCCTTATCTTCACCATCGGTACCTCCATGACTACGGGCATGCAAAATGTCATCACCTGGAATGACATTCACCACAAGACCTCAATATGGGGCGGGCCCCGCTG TTTTGGCTACCCAGACCCTACTTACCTGGTACGAGTGACAGAGGAGCTCAGAGAGAAAGGCATCACGGCGGACTGA